From the Amblyraja radiata isolate CabotCenter1 chromosome 14, sAmbRad1.1.pri, whole genome shotgun sequence genome, one window contains:
- the LOC116980762 gene encoding toll-like receptor 7 → MVAVNVTLHLMLYLLSLWTRVSTEWFPKSLPCDVMQRDTEVVVDCSERQLTSVPTGFPSNSTNITLTINHISQVTSFSFSGLNNLTEIDLRCNCVPVRLGPKDRVCTKPPRVARGALSSLPALRSLYLDGNQLARIPQGLPRTLTLLSLEANSIFSLGKANFTELGDLESIYLGQNCYYRNPCNTSYQIERDAFYTLSRLEVLSLKDNNLTHVPQRLPRSLRQLFLYNNRIRRVEDIDFAELVELEILDLSGNCPRCYNAPFPCQPCHDPSYLLISPNAFQALRKLKILRLQSNCLTAVLSSWFRYTTNLKMLDLSQNFLVKEIATASFLKYLGSLEGLDMSFNFELKVYHEYLNLSSTFSHLRSLQSLKLRGYVFKDLTMDNMRPLLQLTQLKLLDLGINFIKLADLQIFSRLPALQIMDLSENKISPSSTQGETGSCRPSGHSQPGADSFYGFPNQESYFRYDKFGRSCKSKDKEYYHLSPVSYNECNRHRSTLDLSRNNIFYISPAQFDNLSFIKCLNLSGNALSQTLNGSEFLSLPHLRYLDLSNNRIDLLYESAFQELQELQVLDLSNNNHYFQMEGLTHRLNFIHTLTNLSKLIMSENDIYTSADSQLRSNSLSVLEFRDNQLNYMWSDGNYMYIEFFENLSNLSRLDLSGNRLAFMPHDVFDHLPPLLKELVLSGNQLRSFNWGRLYLLVRLELLDLGSNLLTTVPRMLSNCTQTLRVFNLTRNQISRLTKDFLLDMTSLQYLDLSYNNLKTVRASSFPDSAIKHLRELRLSGNHFLCTCDARWFVWWINQTTVYIPRLVTDVTCASPKAHRGHGVVLVDLHSCELDYLGIGLYTFSAFITLLLLVTSIAGRLFGWDVWYIYHFCKAKFKGYHSIPNVKAEYGAFVAYDTRDKAVSEWILKELIDNLEERGERRFSLCLEERDWVPGKLVMDNLSQSIHQSRKTIFVLTDCYVSTGNFRIAFHMAHQRLLDEKVDVIIFVLLERVLQHSKYVRLRKRLCKNSVLAWPSNRRAQPLFWQRLRNALTTDNYPQYTNLFSDII, encoded by the coding sequence GTCGCAGTGAATGTCACGTTGCATTTAATGCTTTACCTCCTCTCTCTGTGGACTCGGGTGTCAACCGAATGGTTTCCCAAAAGCCTCCCGTGCGACGTGATGCAGCGCGacacagaggtggtggtggactgCAGCGAGCGCCAGCTGACCAGCGTTCCCACCGGCTTCCCCTCCAACTCCACCAACATCACGCTCACCATCAATCACATCTCACAGGtgacctccttctccttctccggcCTGAATAACCTGACGGAGATTGACCTCAGGTGTAACTGCGTGCCCGTCAGACTTGGCCCCAAAGATCGGGTGTGCACCAAGCCCCCGAGAGTGGCGAGAGGAGCCCTCTCCTCTCTGCCAGCATTGAGGTCCTTGTATTTGGATGGGAACCAATTGGCCCGAATACCTCAagggctgccccgcactctcactCTGCTCAGCTTGGAGGCCAACAGCATCTTCTCactgggcaaggccaactttacgGAGCTGGGCGACTTGGAGAGCATCTACCTTGGCCAGAACTGCTACTACCGCAACCCTTGTAACACTAGCTACCAGATTGAGAGGGATGCCTTCTACACTCTGAGTCGCCTTGAGGTGCTGTCTCTCAAGGACAATAACCTGACCCACGTTCCCCAGAGACTGCCTCGGAGTTTAAGGCAGCTTTTTCTGTACAACAACAGGATTCGGCGCGTCGAAGATATCGATTTCGCCGAGTTGGTCGAATTGGAAATTCTAGACTTGAGCGGGAATTGCCCCCGCTGCTACAATGCACCATTCCCTTGCCAGCCCTGTCATGACCCCAGTTATTTATTGATCTCTCCTAACGCTTTCCAGGCACTGCGAAAGTTGAAGATCCTGCGGCTTCAGAGTAACTGTCTGACGGCCGTGCTAAGCTCTTGGTTCAGATATACCACCAACCTGAAAATGCTGGACCTCTCTCAGAATTTCCTGGTGAAGGAAATAGCCACGGCTTCATTCTTAAAATACCTCGGCAGCTTAGAGGGGTTAGACATGTCCTTCAACTTCGAACTGAAGGTGTACCACGAGTATCTGAATCTGTCCTCCACTTTCTCACATCTGCGGTCCCTCCAGAGCCTGAAGCTCCGGGGCTACGTGTTTAAGGATCTGACGATGGACAACATGAGGCCCCTGCTGCAGCTCACTCAGCTCAAGCTCCTGGACTTGGGCATCAACTTCATCAAGTTGGCCGATCTCCAGATCTTCAGCCGGCTGCCCGCCCTGCAAATCATGGACCTCTCGGAGAACAAGATCTCGCCCTCCTCCACCCAGGGCGAGACGGGCTCATGCCGGCCGAGTGGCCACTCGCAGCCGGGCGCCGACTCGTTTTACGGATTCCCCAACCAGGAGAGTTATTTCCGCTACGACAAGTTCGGCCGGAGCTGCAAGTCGAAGGACAAAGAGTATTACCACCTCTCGCCGGTGAGCTACAACGAGTGCAACCGCCACCGCTCCACCTTGGACCTCAGCAGGAACAACATCTTCTACATCAGCCCGGCGCAGTTCGACAACCTCTCGTTCATCAAGTGTCTCAACCTGTCGGGCAATGCCCTCAGCCAGACCCTGAATGGTTCCGAGTtcctttccctccctcacctgcGCTACCTGGACCTCTCCAACAACCGCATCGACCTCCTCTACGAGTCCGCCTTTCAGGAGCTGCAGGAACTTCAAGTGCTAGACCTCAGCAACAACAACCACTATTTCCAGATGGAAGGGTTGACTCACAGATTAAACTTCATCCACACCCTCACCAATCTCTCCAAGCTGATCATGAGCGAGAATGACATCTACACCTCAGCCGACTCGCAACTGAGGAGCAATTCGCTGAGCGTGCTGGAGTTCCGGGACAACCAGTTGAATTACATGTGGAGCGACGGCAATTACATGTACATTGAGTTCTTTGAGAACCTCTCCAACCTGAGCCGCCTCGACCTCTCGGGCAATAGACTCGCGTTCATGCCGCACGACGTGTTTGACCACCTGCCCCCGCTACTCAAGGAGCTTGTGCTGAGCGGTAACCAGCTGCGGAGCTTCAACTGGGGCAGGCTTTACCTGCTAGTCCGGTTGGAGCTGCTGGACCTCGGTAGCAACCTGTTGACCACGGTGCCTCGCATGCTGTCCAACTGCACCCAGACCCTGCGcgtcttcaacctcacccgcaaCCAGATCTCCAGGCTGACCAAGGACTTCCTGCTGGACATGACCTCCCTGCAGTACCTGGATCTCAGCTACAACAACCTGAAGACCGTCCGGGCCTCCAGTTTCCCGGACAGCGCCATCAAACACCTTCGGGAGCTGCGGCTAAGCGGCAACCACTTTCTCTGCACCTGCGACGCCAGGTGGTTTGTGTGGTGGATCAACCagaccacggtctacatccctcGCCTAGTCACCGATGTTACCTGCGCCTCCCCCAAAGCCCACAGAGGCCACGGTGTCGTCTTAGTGGACCTGCACTCCTGCGAGTTGGACTACCTGGGCATTGGCCTCTACACTTTCTCCGCCTTCATCACCCTCTTGCTCCTGGTGACCTCTATCGCCGGTCGCCTGTTCGGCTGGGACGTTTGGTACATCTACCACTTCTGCAAGGCCAAGTTCAAAGGCTACCACTCCATACCCAATGTCAAGGCGGAGTACGGGGCGTTTGTTGCTTATGACACCCGGGACAAGGCAGTGTCCGAATGGATTCTCAAGGAGTTGATCGACAATTTGGAAGAACGAGGGGAGCGACGATTCTCCCTGTGTTTGGAAGAAAGAGACTGGGTCCCGGGGAAACTTGTGATGGACAACCTGTCCCAGAGCATTCACCAAAGCAGGAAAACCATTTTTGTCCTCACCGACTGTTACGTGAGCACGGGGAACTTTAGAATTGCCTTCCACATGGCTCACCAGCGGTTGCTGGATGAGAAGGTTGACGTGATCATCTTTGTTTTGCTAGAAAGGGTCTTGCAACACTCCAAGTACGTAAGGCTGAGAAAGAGACTGTGCAAGAACTCGGTCTTGGCGTGGCCTTCTAACCGGCGCGCCCAGCCCCTGTTCTGGCAGCGCCTGAGAAATGCATTAACCACAGACAACTACCCGCAATACACCAATCTCTTCAGTGACATTATATAA